The Penicillium psychrofluorescens genome assembly, chromosome: 2 nucleotide sequence CTCGTGAGTACTTGACTCCTGAAATATTTCAAGCCAGCTAATGTATAATACCAGACCAATTGCCTCACGGAAGTGATGTTTGAAGAGGCCCTAGAACAAGCTAGACAACTCGACGCGGAATTCCAAGCCACCGGCAAGCTGAAAGGTCCTCTGCATGGGATAGCCGTCACGGTTAAAGACCAGTTCAACGTGAAAGGAATAGACACGACGCTAGGATATGTCGGCAGATCATTTGACCCTGCGAACGAGGATGCCGTCCTCGTTCAGCTGCTCAGAAGCATGGGCGCTGTCATCATAGCCAAGTCGAACCTGCCGCAGAGTATCATGGTGCGTGCAGAACCCCAACCAAAGGATACTAGCACTGACTCATATGCAGTGGGCTGAAACCGAGAATCCTCTCTGGGGCCTTACGACGAATCCCCGGAATCCGGAATTCACACCTGGCGGCtccaccggcggcgagagCGCTTTGCTCGCGCTGCATGGCTCACTGGTTGGCTTCGGGACTGACATTGGAGGAAGTACTCGCATTCCACAAGCTACTATTGGATTATACGGCTTCAAGCCGAGTGTAAGTCTCATTGTTAAATCACGAAATGCACATCCTAACGAAGTCCCCAGAGTGGCAGACTCCCATATTACGGAGTTCCCGTGTCAACCGAAGGCCAGGAACATGTTCCATCATCCGTTGGTCCACAGGCCCGAGACCTCTCGTCTATCTGCTACATCAGCCGTCTGCTAGCAGATGCCCGGCCCTGGGATTTGGATCCGCGATGTGTGCCATTGCCATGGAACGAACATGCATTCCGGGAGATACAATCGCGGGCACTAGTCGTCGggctcatcctcgacgacggcGTTGTCAGAGTCCATCCTCCCATAGCGAGAGCACTGGAAGAATTATCCACGGCTCTGAAGAATTCCGGCCACGAAATCGTGATATGGGATACATCAGACCACCAAGAATACATAGAGCTGATGGATTTGTATTATACCGTGGACGGGGCCGAGGATATCCGGCATGATATTAGCCAGGCATCTGAGCCCATGATCCCTCACGTCCAGCAACTGGTGAATCGCGGCAAGGCCATTTCGGTGTGGGAGTATTGGCAGTTGAACAAGCGCAAGGTCAAGCTGCAGAAACAATACCTTGATAAGTGGAACAGCGTCCGATCTCCCTCGGGCATGAAAGTTGATGTCCTTCTCAGTCCGACGTTGCCGCACACGAGTGTTCCGCATCGCAAGATTCGGTGGGTGGGATATACCAAGATTTGGAATCTGCTTGATTATTCTGCCATCACGTTCCCGGTGGATTTCGTGAGAGCTGAGCAGGACTATTTGCCTTCCGACTCCGCGCCTTATAAACCAAGGAACGCACTGGATGAGTGGAATTGGGGTCTTTATGATATAGAGCAGGTGGATGGATATCCGGTGAATTTGCAGGTTATcggcaagaagctcgaggaggagaaggtgctGGGGGCTACTACTGCCATTGAAAATATCTGGAAGAACCATGTTGCGAATAGCGATAGATA carries:
- a CDS encoding uncharacterized protein (ID:PFLUO_003099-T1.cds;~source:funannotate); amino-acid sequence: MTNDPLWKRIIAQKRQIRDRLLAPYLVHDVDGRLPRVDRVDERSRLDQEPKIQTITDIDNIVVLLDRLRKSEFTAEVVVQAYIKRAVVVHQLTNCLTEVMFEEALEQARQLDAEFQATGKLKGPLHGIAVTVKDQFNVKGIDTTLGYVGRSFDPANEDAVLVQLLRSMGAVIIAKSNLPQSIMWAETENPLWGLTTNPRNPEFTPGGSTGGESALLALHGSLVGFGTDIGGSTRIPQATIGLYGFKPSSGRLPYYGVPVSTEGQEHVPSSVGPQARDLSSICYISRLLADARPWDLDPRCVPLPWNEHAFREIQSRALVVGLILDDGVVRVHPPIARALEELSTALKNSGHEIVIWDTSDHQEYIELMDLYYTVDGAEDIRHDISQASEPMIPHVQQLVNRGKAISVWEYWQLNKRKVKLQKQYLDKWNSVRSPSGMKVDVLLSPTLPHTSVPHRKIRWVGYTKIWNLLDYSAITFPVDFVRAEQDYLPSDSAPYKPRNALDEWNWGLYDIEQVDGYPVNLQVIGKKLEEEKVLGATTAIENIWKNHVANSDR